The following are encoded in a window of Arvicanthis niloticus isolate mArvNil1 chromosome 1, mArvNil1.pat.X, whole genome shotgun sequence genomic DNA:
- the LOC117723778 gene encoding olfactory receptor 5AN1-like isoform X1 gives MIKDRNITEITQFILLGFSDFPQITALLFVMFLILYITTLTWNLSLVVLIRMDSCLHTPMYFFLSNLSFIDICYITSTVPKMLSNLFQEKQTISFVGCIVQYFMFSTMGLSESCLMTAMAYDRYAAICNPLLYSSIMSPSLCARMVIGSYTGGLIGSVSQVCALLQLHFCGPNVIRHFFCDMPQLLNLSCIDTLFAQVLLAILTILFGFSNALAIMISYGYIVVSIMKITSAKGRSKAFNTCASHLTAVSLFYTSSVFVYLSSSSGGSSSFDRFASVFYTMMIPMLNPLVYSLRNKDIKDAIKRLQRKMRCC, from the coding sequence ATGATTAAAGACAGAAACATTACTGAGATCACACAATTCATCCTCCTGGGATTCTCTGATTTCCCCCAAATCACAGCACTGCTCTTTGTTATGTTCCTCATCCTGTACATTACAACGCTGACCTGGAACCTGTCCCTTGTTGTTTTAATAAGGATGGACTCCTGCCTCCACACACctatgtacttcttcctcagtaATCTCTCCTTTATAGACATCTGCTATATCACTTCTACAGTTCCAAAGATGCTTTCCAACCTCTTCCAGGAAAAGCAAACTATCAGCTTTGTGGGCTGCATAGTTCAGTACTTTATGTTTTCCACTATGGGGCTGAGTGAATCTTGCCTCATGACAGCCATGGCCTATGACAGGTATGCTGCCATCTGTAATCCTCTTCTCTATTCATCAATCATGTCACCCAGCCTCTGTGCTCGGATGGTGATTGGAAGCTATACAGGAGGACTTATAGGTTCTGTATCTCAGGTATGTGCCTTGCTGCAGCTCCATTTCTGTGGACCTAATGTCATTAGACATTTCTTTTGTGACATGCCCCAGCTGTTAAATCTATCCTGCATTGATACTCTTTTTGCACAGGTCCTTCTTGCTATATTAACAATACTTTTTGGCTTTTCAAATGCCTTAGCCATCATGATATCCTATGGCTATATAGTCGTGTCCATCATGAAGATCACTTCAGCTAAGGGCAGGTCCAAGGCCTTCAACACCTGTGCTTCTCACCTGACAGCTGTTTCCCTCTTCTACACCTCCAGTGTCTTTGTCTACTTGAGTTCCAGCTCTGGTGGCTCCTCTAGCTTTGACAGGTTTGCATCTGTCTTCTACACTATGATGATTCCCATGTTGAATCCTTTGGTTTACAGTCTGAGGAACAAAGATATCAAAGATGCCATAAAGAGGCTACAAAGGAAGATGAGATGCTGCTAA
- the LOC117723778 gene encoding olfactory receptor 5AN1-like isoform X2, with the protein MIKDRNITEITQFILLGFSDFPQITALLFVMFLILYITTLTWNLSLVVLIRMDSCLHTPMYFFLSNLSFIDICYITSTVPKMLSNLFQEKQTISFVGCIVQYFMFSTMGLSESCLMTAMAYDRYAAICNPLLYSSIMSPSLCARMVIGSYTGGLIGSVSQVLLAILTILFGFSNALAIMISYGYIVVSIMKITSAKGRSKAFNTCASHLTAVSLFYTSSVFVYLSSSSGGSSSFDRFASVFYTMMIPMLNPLVYSLRNKDIKDAIKRLQRKMRCC; encoded by the exons ATGATTAAAGACAGAAACATTACTGAGATCACACAATTCATCCTCCTGGGATTCTCTGATTTCCCCCAAATCACAGCACTGCTCTTTGTTATGTTCCTCATCCTGTACATTACAACGCTGACCTGGAACCTGTCCCTTGTTGTTTTAATAAGGATGGACTCCTGCCTCCACACACctatgtacttcttcctcagtaATCTCTCCTTTATAGACATCTGCTATATCACTTCTACAGTTCCAAAGATGCTTTCCAACCTCTTCCAGGAAAAGCAAACTATCAGCTTTGTGGGCTGCATAGTTCAGTACTTTATGTTTTCCACTATGGGGCTGAGTGAATCTTGCCTCATGACAGCCATGGCCTATGACAGGTATGCTGCCATCTGTAATCCTCTTCTCTATTCATCAATCATGTCACCCAGCCTCTGTGCTCGGATGGTGATTGGAAGCTATACAGGAGGACTTATAGGTTCTGTATCTCAG GTCCTTCTTGCTATATTAACAATACTTTTTGGCTTTTCAAATGCCTTAGCCATCATGATATCCTATGGCTATATAGTCGTGTCCATCATGAAGATCACTTCAGCTAAGGGCAGGTCCAAGGCCTTCAACACCTGTGCTTCTCACCTGACAGCTGTTTCCCTCTTCTACACCTCCAGTGTCTTTGTCTACTTGAGTTCCAGCTCTGGTGGCTCCTCTAGCTTTGACAGGTTTGCATCTGTCTTCTACACTATGATGATTCCCATGTTGAATCCTTTGGTTTACAGTCTGAGGAACAAAGATATCAAAGATGCCATAAAGAGGCTACAAAGGAAGATGAGATGCTGCTAA